The Amphiprion ocellaris isolate individual 3 ecotype Okinawa chromosome 24, ASM2253959v1, whole genome shotgun sequence DNA window acaacaagaaaaaaagagcaagaacAACAAGAATGacaagaacaagaagaacaacaagAGCAAGGGCAAGAACAAGAACAATGAgaagaacaataaaaagaagaacaagaatAAGAAGAAGCTCCACAACAAGAAGAAGATCAAGAACAAAgagaacaagaaacacaacaagaggaacaagaagaagaacaacagtaagaacaacaagaagaacaagaagaacaggaggaaggacaggaagaagaacgagaacaaaaagaagaacaagaataagaacaggaagaagaacaagagtaagaacaacaagaagaacaagaagaaaaacaagaagaagaacaggaagaagaacaagaacaacaagaacaaaaagaacaagagGAACAAGAGTAAGAACAAcaagaagaacaggaagaagaacaagagtaagaacaagaagaaaaacaagaagaagaacaggaagaagaagatgaagaacaggaagaagaacaagaacaaaaagaacaagaagaacagtaacaggaagaagaacaagagtaagaacaataagaaaaacaggaagaagaagaagaacaggaagaagtacaagaacaagaacaacaagaacaagaagaagaacaggaagaagaataagaagagaaagaagaacaacaacaacaacaaaaagagtaagaacagaaagaacaaGGGTAAgaacaacaagaagaacaagaagaagaacaggaagaagaagaggagaacacaaagaagaacaagaacaaaaagaacaacaataataagaacaggaagaagaacaagagtaagaacaagaagaagaaaacaggaagaagaagcagaggaagaacaggaagaagaacaagaagaacaagaacaaaaagaacaagaagaacaagaataagaacaggaagaagaacaagagtaagaacaacaagaagaacaggaagaagggaagaagaagaggaagaagtacaagaacaacaagaagaacaagaacaacaagagcaagaacaagaaaaacaagaagaacaagaagaagaagaagaataacaagaagaacaacaacaagaggaggaaaaagaagagcaACAACAGTAAGAAGAacagaacaagaagaacatttacattttctgttctactcattattattttactaactAAATGTTGACTTCAGGGTCTTTTTCCCcacaatttaaataaatgaacagtcgcaagattttgaaaaataaatctaatttactgatataaataaacaataataaaaacataaacccttaaagttgcaaacattattttgaaggCTTGGGTTGTTGAGTTTAAAGACTAGATTTTAGAGGGAACCAAACTTGGGACTTTCAATACATTTTCTTGATTATATTACGGAtcacttttacagtttcttttaaTACTTTTACTCTTGTACAGGACCTAAATACTTCCTCCACTGCTGTAAATTCAAAGCTGATGTGAACAATATGACACGACTATTCCAGAAGTATGTATTATTTTGTTGGCAACGAGTTCCTAAAAGCAACAAACAGCGACTAAAGCCTTGATGTGgtgaagctgctgtttccaGTTTGACCAACAACAGGATACGTCAGGGTGGAAGAAGCCCGAAGTTTTCCTTCAATCCGTCGTCTGTGGTGAGTAATACCTTTGGGTCGGCTTTGTGTGGACTCACAACAACGTGATCTGAGGCTGTGTGGTCCGGCTGGTTTCACTTTCAGCTCGGATCCTGACGCCAGATTAGTCCTCAACTTCCTGCCAAGGGATTTGTTTTAGCTCTGAGTCACTTCTGAGAGGTTCACTGTTGTGTTAGCGAAGTTTGTTCTCCTTAAAATCAGGGTTGTCAGCGTCTTCTCTCttggtcaccatggtaactgatgttgcAAAGTTTGGAACTGTTTTCCCGACAATTGTCTCTGAGCGATACAGACGAGTGACTATAGTTAAGTTAGCACCAGTAGTTACAAGCAAACTGCCGGTTACCATGCAAACCGACATGTATTCAGTTGCCGatgcagaaaatgtgtaaatacgTGTTTATTGTTGGGACTGATTTGTTTACACCAGAATACCAATCAAATATTCTCCAGAAAGTTCTTCCCTGCTCTGTTGCAAAAGTTTGCATAAaagtgtggcacttgtaggttgcatTGCTTTTACtcttctgtccatccatccatccattgtcttctGCTTATCCTGGGCCGGGTCGCGGAGGCAGCAGAccaagcaggtcattccagatgtccctGCCCCCAGcaacgctttccagctcttcctgggggatcccgaggcgttcccaggctagatgagatacataatacatactccagtgagttctgggtctaccccgggaTCTCCTCCCAGCCGGACATGTTTGGAAAATCTCCAAAGGAAGCCTCTCCGGAAGCATCTGAATCAGATGGCCAAACCACCCCAACTGGCTCCGGTTGTTGTGGTGGTATCCAAATATAAATTCTGACATCCGAATATTCGGGTCACACTTCACTTCACCTGTGTTAGTAAACAGTAGACAAAAGCCAAAgacggagatatccatgctaatgctatgctaatgctgtcagactccgaagcaagatcaaaCTTCTCTGtagtttctctgtaggaaagacctacattttaagtgttatgatggtctgtctctcttctattgttaattgccttttcctctccatttttatagcaacacactactttctgggtatggtgccatggtgcgttccaacactactttatgcagacagagggggttggaagtaatcaagaaaagttgggacacctgtaggatttggtagcaccaactttcaaggcttgatcaacctccattgctgcagaacagctttaagttcaTTTTgggttccctgaaaaaggccttttgtATAATTCAGAAATGTACATTatgtttcagttttgggtaaacttacctttttttaacctctggcaattcaccacttacctttgtaccatttcaagctattcttTGGACTTGAACCACTtgaataaaaaactggaaaaataggGACATTCCAagacttttgaccagtagtgtaaaGATCTGATTTTTCAACCATGCTgacttaaaaaaattaaatttgaaagcTTATTTTGCAGGtgtaaagtgttttttcttcattatatAGGTCATTTGATAATGCAGTGCCTTTAAAGTCTACTTAAATAGTGATTCTGATTGTTTAGCCGTGAGATAAAGATGTTTCTATGATTTAAAGAGTGATATTTCTCACGTGTCTGCAGtattttgctcatatttttaattttcattaaagCTTTCCTGCCTCATTTGTTAGTAAATTAAACGGATATgataaacaaaactttaaaacataGCTTTAAATTTTAATCATGGTAAAATTGGACTTTTTTAAACACTgacagcttaaaaaaaacaacaatgccaAGAAACTGCACTGTCTGTATTTAAACCTCTGACCTGTAGGGGGTGTTGTTGGACCAAAAAAGAGGTTTACAGTCACTGATTATAATAAATAcacagtttatttaatttatggTCCAATACTGAAGTGGGTttagagaagaaagaaaaatatagatGGAGAGGATGGGGTCAGgggaaaaacattttcaaaagagaaagaggaagaaagagacaTTTGTAAGCAGAAGagtaaatttaaatgtaaaggaAAAGCAATTTGCCCTTATTATCCAATCCTGTTTGTTATGGGAACACAACTGCACTCATGTTTCCTCATTAagtatttaaacacacacacacacacacacacacacacacacacacacacacacacacacacacacacacacacacacacacacacacacacacacacacacacacacacacagacacacacacacacggctggAGTGGCAGAGTAAATATATCACGTCTGTGTGTTTATCGGCTAATAAAACCCGTAAATTAAAACCGTGTGACGCCTGCTAATAAACTgcctttaaacaaaacacacacacacacacacacacccacacacacaaacacgcagaaacacacactttagCAGCTTTGCAACAGCTCAGTGGGTAAAACATTAAAGCGTCAAGAGCCACACTTAGCTTTGTGTGCTACTTCCCCACTAGCTtgttgttagcatgttagctgtAACTAattgaaacatctttctagttacactttttcttttattctgattctatgctatgctatgtcattttattgaattttgatGTTGTCTTTTAATCTAATTGTAtctagtttatttttattgaatcTTAAGGCTGTCTTCTAATGTCtttctatgtatttattatctttttcaatttttatgcTTGATCTTCTAATCTAATTTTATCTAGTTTATATtatttcatagaatttttatgctttttcaaATTGGATCTAACTTGCATAGTTTTTATTGAATCTTAATGCTGtcttttaatctaattttatcTAGTTTGTTCCATTCTTTTactgaatttgtgttttatcttttcatctaattttaagatgttttttatgattttgttgaatttttatgctttttcttttaatcaaaTTGTATCAAATTTGTACAATTTATATTTAATCCTACTGCTggcaattaaattaatttaatctaatttaaactattttattgaatttttatgCTGtcttttaatcagattttaaaattgttttaattattttaaagattttttttaatgttttgtcttttcatctaATCTTATCTAGTTTATATtgctttattatatttttatacttttccCTTTAATCCAAatttatgtattattaaaaatcttttctggaatttttatgttatgtctttttatcTACTTTTATCTAGTATATACGATTTTCTtgaatttttatgttgtttttaaatctgattttattttaactattttgtaGATttcttttaatgcttttaatctaatttaatcAAGATCAtactattttaatgtatttttatattttgcctTTTAATCTAATATTATGCAGTTGTTTACTATTTTTTACTGAAGTCTTTATGCTGtcttttaatctaattttatgttgcattttattattttattgtatttgtattCTGTCTTTTAATCtatgttttgattcattttatttatttattatttgctttgtcttcaaatcaaattttatctagtttttactatttaattgtatttttcagcCTTTGAtgtaatgctatgctaatgtttaATGGTTATTTATGTTTCAAacctttaatatatttaatttatttcataaatGTCTCTCTTCACAGAACACAGACtggataataaaacaaaaatcccaaaacatCACTTTTAAATCCAATTAAAAAGAACTCCGAGACAAGATACAAGCACATTTACATAAATCTACACAAAATTGTTAAACTGCAAcagcatcagtgtgtttttttttaatcagactaATAATGTGAAACCAAACTAATTATTCAGCTTAGTTTATCTGTAAATATTCTTCTTTAGTTGATTTGATTCTCAGAATTCCTTTCAGAAAGTCTGTCAAAAGAATGAAAACGAAACGAACGGACCTCTATTCTGActcataaaaacaggaaaagcgCTGGTGAAACTGGTAGACACTGCTAGCTGGAAGTCACAGAAAAAGTGATAGAGAGGGAAATTAGGTAGTTTTTTTGGAGAGGATCGATGACTAATATTGCCGTTAAACCAGTAATGTTTGCACCTTGTGTTAACAGGAAAGTGTGTGGGCGTCTGGCTGCCAGCATATGCTAAGCTACGTGGCTAAAAAGCAGTATCACACTGCTGTTTTTAATCGCTGTCCTGTTTCTGTCGCCTCCAATAATCTGGTTTTCTGACAgtatttagaaataaaaacagcaaatcaagTTACAATCCCACTTAAACCCACCATCTTTGTCAAATTAGTCGCTCTTGCTTTTTTTACGAGCTGAAATTCCTTTTTGATATAAACACATGTACCCACGGGAGAAGTGTGGTGGGGCCCACCACGCTGCTCATTTGTCTTAATCACCATAAAATCAGTTATTTTTCAGTTCTACAATGTTATTCACACCCACGACGGCCTGATAAGGAGATTTTATTATGTGACGTCTTCAGCAACGTCCAAACAAGTAAAACGAGCCTCTTAAACACTGAGCATTTAGTCAGCTCAGGGCTTCACGCTGAGGATTTCCATTTAGTGCAACTTTGCTCTTCTATTTTGGGGACATTTTAAACgcaaatattgcactttttgcAGTTTGTGACTGTTTAACATGCTAAACTGAAACCAATCTAATCTAAACCAatctaaaaccaacaaaagcagTCTAAAAGCAACAactaaaccagtctaaaaccaacagaacctgtctgaaaccaacaaaacaagtgtaaaaccaacaaaaccagtctaaaaccaataaatccagtctgaaaccaacaAAATCGATCTGAAACCAACAAAACCAGTTGGAAATCAACAACAATCTGAAATCAACAAAACGAGGCTGAAGCCAACAACAAAACCTgtctaaaaccaacaaaaccaatctgaaaccaacaaaacaagtcTGAAATCAACAACAGAACCAGTCTGAAATCAACAAAACGAGGCTAAAGCCAACAACAAAACCTgtctaaaaccaacaaaaccaatctgaaaccaacaaaacaagtcTGAAATCAACAACAGAACCAGTCTGAAATCAACAAAACGAGgccaaaaccaacaacaaaaccagtgtaaaaccaacaaaacctaCCTAAGACCAACAAAACCAGTCTGAATCCAACAATACCAGTAGTAAACCACAACaccagtctgaaaccaacaGAATCGGTCTGAAACTAACAAAACCAgtcaaaaaccaacaaaacaagtcTGAAACCAACAATACCAGTAAGAAACCAACAATACCAGTAAGAAACCAACAATACCAGTAAGAAACCCAcagaaccagtctgaaacccacaaaaccagtctgaaaccaacaaaaccaatctaaaaccaacaacagaaccagtctgaaacccacaaaaccagtgtaaaaccaacaaaactttTTACAAAGTCAGGCCTCTGTTTCCACGGAGGTTCAGGAGTTTatgttgctgtaaaaaataagtaaaaaatgagctcaaaacAAAGAGTTAAACAGGatctaaaaatgtacaaacaaaacCGTGAGATTGACGTTGGAAAAAAGTGCCTTTTCACGTGAGCATCTCTAATTCCGCTGTTTTCTAATTCATTTCAACATTTAGACGAAACGCTGAGCAGCTGGTGAAGTGCTGACGCTTGTTTTAGCTAAAAGCTGTGAGTCACGCTGACAGACGGAGAGGCTTTGAACCCAGCGATGTGATGGTTGATTAACTCTTAGTTTTTACGAGTCATTATCCTGCAGCACAGGCTGGCGTTAGCAGGTGAGCATATAAAACAAACTTCTAAAAACACACTCGACCATTAAAGCCAAAACGAAGCGGCTCGGAGCGTCGCCAGGGTGGGAAGCTTCATCTGTGACTCACGCTGGTTGTTTGTCGAATCAATCTGAGCCGACGGTGTTCTCGCTAACAACGGCGCTGCCAAGGAAAGAATGAGCTGAAATTGTTTTGGGGAAAGAAATCAAAGAGATAAAAAACGCAATTTCCCCGGAGAGCGGGGTAATTTCTCAACAGCGACGAGGTTTGGCAGGCTCCAGTTTCCCACCCGGCAGTCCCACAAGATGGTTACAggaatgtgaaaatatatcGGCTTTAACAAGTGATTTATTTAACCTCCCATCTGAGAGGACAACTCCAGTGTGGCTGGAAGCTGTCGACGGTTTCCCAGCTTTCATAACACTGCTGAGAAACGTTGACTTTCTCTCATTAAAGTCAATGTGACAGGAAAGAAAAGAGCAGCAACTTGACGGCGTAACTGTGTAAAATATAACTTTATGTTTTTCAGCGGGCAGCTAACATTGGAAGAAGGGGGACTGCACAGTATTTTATTCCTCTTATTGATAGTTAGCACTTTAATAGTAtgcacactaccattcaaaggtttggggtcacttagaaatgtccttatatatataatgtagagcaactttaacacattcagagcaacttcaactaatgtagagcaactttaatacagagcaactttaactaatatagagcaactttaatacagagcaactttaagtaatatagagcaactttagcatagagcaactttaatatagagcaactttaactaatacatAACAACAATAATTCATGTTTATATCCGAATATATATATCCGCTGAAGCTTCTCAACTGTACTAAAACAATGATCCTTCAACTTCAGCTTCATGTTATAGAGTTTGGAGCGTGTTGAGAGTAGGACTGCAgctattgattattttagtaatcgagtattctatcgattattctggcgattaatcGAGTAATCGGATTCCACACTAGGCATGtgcgttacagcatcaaaagcggaagtgagtgcactgtgcaacagaaattaCTCTCCTAGACACGCATCTTACTTCCCATTGGTtagtgatattagtttggttgagagaAAAAGCTGTgttcccctcattccattggtagatgAACTCGATTGGCATTGTAGCcctatctttttttattttttgagccAAACGCTGGCGCCACACGCCGGAATTCCGGCACGGTGCCTAAATacttacagaaaacatacagagAAGCTACGTGTCACTAGATGCATTTTTCCCATATGAAAACGCGCCGCACCTGAAAATCACACTCATGCTAGGCGGTCACTAGCGGgacacaacattgtcacatgacagcgctggagcTTCAGCGGGCCACTACGTGGTcatgtgaccgagctttcagcttgacggTCCAGCAGATGtgtcagataaacacagcagctcagccgcaaactttctcttttatttcaaaaacaattcagggaaaagtatttctgaaagcattcgaggtgagaaataatctgtgcagcagctgaatctgtactggttttagttcaccgacggcGAGTTTAGACAACCGTTTAGACTGCGGACTGGTTGGGCACTCCTGctgtaaacaacagaaaagctgTGCTGGTTAAAACAGAAGCGTCCCGTCAAATTTAAAGACCAAATGAACTCTGGGTCCGGCCTTGGACCGCAGTCCGCCATTTCATGACCTGGGGTCTAGCATGTAGTTGATTAAACGAAGCcttgattcagagaattttgcctcgaggaattttagtagTCGAATTACGCGAATAACTCGAGGAATCATCTCAGCCCTAGTTGAGAGAGTCGATTTTGATGTTGTGACCAAAAAAACTGTGCATTGTACCACCCACATGCCATCTACTCAAGCATTTTCCTCAATCAAATGCTCTTTCTCCTTTTGTTTTGGCTTGTTCAGGCCCCAAAAAAGCACTGTGTTTTGCCGTTTAATTGACCAATCCCTCTAGCAGGCGCAGGATTTTTAACTGTAGTTTGCCGTGCAgagaggaggtcggggtggatggacgggATGCTTCTCATGTCAGcaacatcataatgtgaagACGTAGAGTGGAAGCAATTTTGAGCACCCCTGGGTCTGGAATATATATCGTGGCTGTGAAATTGGAAACTATTTTCTGGGGAAAATGTAAGTTGGTTTGGGCAGGGGCCACTACATTTACATGCTACAGAGGGGCAATACattcacatgcacaaaaaacacaatttggaGGCAATATCTTGTAGAACACATAAATTAAGCTTGGCTGAAATTAATTGTACACATTTGTGTTCATCAAAAAGTcagaaataactggaaaatgcataaatttctgcatttgtttcACTGTACTTGGATTGAGTGCCTAGTCGCCCACTAAAAGCCCGCCATGAGCCAAGAAAAACTTTGGCTGAAACctgatttttacatgaatcatttttttgttttcagcatgAAGTTAAACACAGAAATCTGCCACCTGGAGCTAACATTTGGTCGACTCCTTGTTTTCCTGAATCTCCACAATGGAGGTGTAAAGTTGGCAAAAAGACACATTAATGGGAAGCACAGCAGCTTGAAATACACTGGAATTGGAGGTTATATTCTCTAAAGgggtcatttttcacatttattacaCAAAAATCAAAGCCTGGATCAAGCTCAAATGAGTAAATATTGTTAAAGCAGGGTACATGTGCTGCACCTTTGACTTTTGAGGTGACGCCTGAAAATTCCTGGAAAACTTTTGACCACGATAAACAAGTAAAAATTATTACTTGAAAGCAGAGAATGAAAGTcagaatttcatttttaaggggTGACTGAGTTCATGGGAAGCCGCCATCACTtcactcagtgtgtgtgtgtgtgtgtgtgtgtccgtcagatacacacacacacagtttgtaCAGTCATACACCACagctcatgtttgtgtgtgtgtgtgtgtgtgcagggaagTGGTGAAGTTAATCAACCCCAGATGAGCGAACAGACCAGACGAGCCAAGtccctgagtgtgtgtgtttgttttcagtgtgtgtgtgtgtgtgtgtgtgtgtgtgtgtgtgtgtgtgtgtgttatggcAGTAATAACAGTGTGGACTGGTGCAGCTCATCCCAGGGGCCGGCCCCCCAAAAACCTCGGGCCCCGGGCCGACACACTCGCTCTGAATTCGCCACCTGAGAATGTCGGGACGACGGTGCCGAAGCGGCACCTTCGCGTGTGAACGAAGCTCGCCGAGTGTTTTCCAGGAGGCGGGGGGTGGAGGGTTCGTAGGAGTGTGTGCTTCACTGACAGGCCGGCTACCAAACGCTGCGTTCAGGGTCAACCAGGACACAGTGCTGTGATGAGTTTATACGCAGTTGTTTTAAAGGAGCTCTACTTAATAGGGACGCCTTAAATTAATGTTCATTCCATCTTAAACCGTCTTTTGCTCTGATTTTCTCGAAATTTTTATAGCATCAAGTACGGACATCTATaattctcttcttctctcaagcagaaaaaagaaaaaatggtgaTCATCTTAAGTTGTTAATATTTGGATTGTTACATCTCCAATCATCAGTGTTTTTTGCTAGACCATCTCTGTTTGAAACAATTGATAATCTGTCAAATTTTAGCTTGCGATGCCAAGTGCTttcaaagattttatttttttaatgcccGTTGAcccattttcagcttttttttcccgCATATTGAAATTTGACACTATGtctgacagacaaatgtatttttcatcatGTCATCGATTCAGAATCTACAATATCGGACAAGTATGTAGCTGCAagacacaataataaaaaaaaaaaaacaaaagatataGAATGCATTCTAAACTAAAATATTTGCTTAAAATAGTCGTATTTGTGTATTGCATCTTGCAGATTCTGAATAAAAAGCATGATGAGGAATAATTgtagaaatttcaggttttattctttaatagttcctgagatattgctGATTAAACACCCAaatttaaatgtgcagaaaaacctgctttttaatttatttatcttttaaatatccacagtttatgattaaaaagctaaatcagagatggtggagCAGATGATGATCTGAGATGTAATCACCCAGTAGGGCTGCCGACTGTGGAGGTCGAGCTAAAGCGCTACGTCATGCTGTTTCTTCACAAAGCCGACGTCAACTTCACACAAGAGTTTTCCAACTAACGCCCACGGACGGCCTTCATCTGTCACAGCGTTCACAGCTGACCACCATTAACCCAAACATCTCCCCGTTACGCAACACAAACTGTAAATCAGCTGAATTTGTCAGTAAACTTCAGAGACAGGCTCGTCCGTCACACAAATAGTTCCCGTGACATTTGTGTTTTGATCtttcaaacatttcagactgATCTCAGAATGAGTCGATGAAATTCTTTGTGCTCTTGAATCATCGGCTCTTGTTtcataatggattttttttatatatatagagTTGAAAAACAAATCCGATACGGTGTGCAAATCCTTTACCTTGTTCAGTCCAAAAAGAATACACTGCCTGTTAAAGGGCCCTCTAGTGGCCACAGGATGTATAACAGTAATCTGGTTTATGcagggaggaggtcggggtggatggatgggacAGTTTGCATGTTAGTGACATGACATAACGTCTTAGAAAGTTGGAGAATTTTTGGCTGCCCCTGCTTCTCATATATATATTgaggctatttattttttatcctcTAGCTGGAAGATGAAAACTGGGGAAAACAGGCCGATTTTTACAAAGACTGAGTAAACGTCATGTTTTAGCCAAGTTTGTGAAGTCTTGCCACATTTCAGTTACATGTTACAGAACTGTACCACATTCGCAAAGAACAAACTTTCAAgatgttattttgcatttacgACTTAGTAGCTGAGACGAAAATGTGAATTAagcttgtttccattaactATTCTGGAGTGTATAGGCTAGGCTGTGTAGTTTCATCAGCCTGGAAACAAAACCAGTAGTTTGATAACCGctgaaaacaaaagtttgaCCATCTCCAAGTAAAAACAGGAGAGAAGTCTATAGGAATTGTTTTCAATTGGCCAAGTTGGAATTAGCTTTTCATTTCAGCTGGTTTCGgcaatgtttattttatatgaaaGGTGCTTGCTCCTGCCATGAAGCGTGTTAACTCTTCtttgagaaataatgtaaagacgTTTTTGCAAAATTGTGGaagttttattcaaattttgcCATTTCCATAGGCTCTCTCTTATCCAGTAGTTCAAAATGAGCATAACAACACAGCTACTGTCTCATAATTACTAGAAAAGATCTTGTAATTAAA harbors:
- the LOC111569133 gene encoding LOW QUALITY PROTEIN: uncharacterized protein DDB_G0287625-like (The sequence of the model RefSeq protein was modified relative to this genomic sequence to represent the inferred CDS: substituted 1 base at 1 genomic stop codon), yielding QEEQGEQEQYLEGQQEKKSKNNKNDKNKKNNKSKGKNKNNEKNNKKKNKNKKKLHNKKKIKNKENKKHNKRNKKKNNSKNNKKNKKNRRKDRKKNENKKKNKNKNRKKNKSKNNKKNKKKNKKKNRKKNKNNKNKKNKRNKSKNNKKNRKKNKSKNKKKNKKKNRKKKMKNRKKNKNKKNKKNSNRKKNKSKNNKKNRKKKKNRKKYKNKNNKNKKKNRKKNKKRKKNNNNNKKSKNRKNKGKNNKKNKKKNRKKKRRTQRRTRTKRTTIIRTGRRTRVRTRRRKQEEEAEEEQEEEQEEQEQKEQEEQEXE